A region of the Mus caroli chromosome 7, CAROLI_EIJ_v1.1, whole genome shotgun sequence genome:
TTCCATGAAAAGAAGCCACATTCCCAGAACAGAAGCACAACCCTTCTGAAGTTACTGGAATGAGGGTTCAGGTCTGCCTTTGGGCCCTTTATATAACAGTAGCTATAGTCCCAGCCAtggctcccttcccctccctgcaaCACAGCTCTGTAAGCTATGAGAAGAGGCAGCTCTTCCTTCCCATTCGGGCCTTTGGCTGTAAAGTGTGGGGAAGCAGGCTGACCTTAGAGGGCCATATTGCTGGGGCTTCCCATACCTGGGGTCTTGGAAAGGCAGGAACATCCAGACTTTCCATGGGCACCTGTTGATAATTTGTGCTGTCCTGGTATCTGGtggtgtgtgttcttgtgtaATCTGTGGGCTACTTGTGTCTTGAAATGTAGAATCATTTCATTCAGGATTGTTACTATTTGTtgggaagaaaaaatgaaatagaagcagcctAGTCTTACATCGTGTCTTGTTACCATTTAAGattgacatttaattttttcaagtCATTGTTGGTGCCTAATCACTTAagttattaatttattctgttttcaaaaaATTGTAACATATTTATCTTGTGAAGtctgggggtagggtgggaaaTGTGTTCAAGTGAGTCCTGTTTCACAGTGGTAACAAATGGTACAGGCCTGGAGCTTGCAGGTCCCTTTTTATTATGGTGTAGAAGCAGGACAATAAAGTCCTTTAGAAATGTAACCCAGAGTAGACTGCTGGAGACTGACTTTAGGGTGTGGAAACTTACTCTTGTCCCATCCTGGGCAGTCTTAGGACTGATGCTGTCCTATAGATACCTTCTCTGACAAACTCATTTCAGGATCATTTCATGAATAACTCCAGGAGCTGGTGTGCCCAATTCTGCTCATCTTGATGGGCTGCCATTGGGCACTTTTCCAGGCCAGGAGAAGAATGAACCTTCTTTACTCCGACCAACATCTGGCATctgcagtggtgcacacctgtaatctcagcactctagaAGCTGAAGCAGGGGCAGGACAACCAGTTTCCTTGACAGCTCCAGAGTCTGGCATTTGGACCAAAACCTCTACCCCCTTGTCACAGCACCATTTTGACCTTCCAGATACTTTGTTCTTAAGAGAATGATCGTGGGTCCAGGCCAGTCTCAGACCCCATGTCCCTCTTCAGCTTCAAGGTTGTGACTATGAACAGAAAGAGCTGGATGTtgggtctagagagatgactccgctgtttggttcccagcacccacactgggtggctcacaacagcttgtaattccagttccacaggatttgatgccctctactggcctccacacatacatggtacacatacacttAACAGAGATACAcattcatacaataaaaataaaagtttttttttaaaaagccctagATGTTGACTCTGGAGTGCTGGAGAACTGCCTCCCAGCCTGTCCCAGCCCATACCTTGTCTACACAGAAACAGGCTATggctcccttctcagaggagagaaaaaaaggaaggtagTGATGGCATATCCTTGGAAACTGAAAAATCATTGTTGGGTGGTTTCTGCAGTCACTTGGCAAACCAGACTGCTCCAAAGTATCCCACAAAGccactcttcctccctccttaccctgcccccctcctctctctctgctgctccagGAGGCTGCCAGCTCCAAGGCCTAGCACCAAGCACCTCCGACTACATTTAAAGTCCCCGGGTCAGGGACACATCCTCGCCTTACCAATGAGAAGCTCAAGTTACTATCAAGACTGCTCAAACACAATTAAACATCCCAAAGAGCAGCAGACACCACAGCTCAAGCTAGAAGAACAGCATCCTGCACAGCCTTCAGAGAAGCGAGTTTTATTCCTATTTAAGAACACAGGTTTCTTCTCTTCACTGAGAAGGGGCTATAGTAGTCTCAGAGCACGATGAGGTCAGGTGCATTATACACAGTTCATACCTACCCAGCCCTCACATTCCATCAGAGGAGCCAAGCCAGCTAGCTTCCTCGGATGACAATGGCTTTCTGACAGACTAATGTCTTCAGTAAAATAAGGACTCTGGACCTTAACTAGACAGGGATGCAGTGGCAGCATCTCAGGCACTGAGGCAGGCTAGGGAGGGCAGGGGCTCTCCCACAGTGTCACTTGGGGTAGGGGAGGGGCATGTGGTAAGAGTCTTGTCTTTGATCCTGTGCTATGCTGCCTTCTATCCACATGCCTCTAAAACACACAGCAGGTGCAGACACTCATATACCTTATTTTAAGGACCCccttaaaaaaaacaagaggGTGGGCATTGGGGACATAGCCGCCCCTTCTTGTCCCAAGGGCTTGACTTCAACTATGCTTTTTCTCCTATTGAGAAAGAGCTGAGTGAAGGAACTAGAAAGAAGTGCTACTGGACACAGGACACCAAGCTGACACCACCCTGGCTCCTGAGCTGGCTGGCCTTTCCAGGATTGGCCCTGCAGGGAGGCAAAGCCCAGAGTGGATGCTCTCTTTGTTAGTCTGGACAGTAGTCTATAACATCGTAAGAGGATGAATGCCTAAGGAGCTGTGGGTTTCAGTTTCTCCGTGCACTTCAAGCTACAGACTGATATCCCAAATGGTCCCTCTTCATCCTCCTTGCCCTCAGAAAGGCCTGCTCCACCCTGGGCTTGCCTCCACAGCTCCCTAAGACCCCAGATGGCAGAGTGTTCTACCTGGGCCCTGAGCTCCACCTGGCCCACTCTGAGGTTGGCTGTGATAGCCCCAACAAGTGGGAACTCCCATTAGAAGACCAGTCTGTGGAAGTCACCATTGCCACCTGCAGGGTTGCAGCCCCCTGGAGAGCCTTCATCCTCATCTTTGTCTTCATCGAAGCCCCTACCCCAGTGTGGAGGGGCAGGGAGTGTAGAGATATAAGCTGCCCTGCTCCGggcctccttctcctgctcctagAAACAAAGGACAGACAGTAGGCTTAGCATTTAGGTCTCCTACTTAGCCAGCACAGCACTGCCAACATATCTGGATTCCCCCAAGGGCCTGGCCCTGCTGAGACTCATTCGAACTCTACCCTTTCCTCCCAGTGATGACTCGAGTCCTTTGAAGGGCTTTTTCATACTAGATAGTGACCAGCTGACAAGTGCCTGGGATCTCAAGAAAACCTCTCCAGGCTTCCTGGCTTCCACTGTCCAGATCACTCACTGCCTCTCTTGAAACATGAGGTCCATCTTCTGCCCATGAGCAAGTTCTTCCCTGATCAGCCTCTCTCAGACTTCACCAAGCCATACCTCGGCTGGGTGGCCTGAAAAATGTAGAAGTAGGCCTGACATCCCCATGCCTTTACATTCCTTACTTGAAACACCATCTCTAGCTGCAGGACCCTCAAAGCTCTGGTGTAGACACACCATGGctgaatattttaatacttaataCTATTCTTGACACTGCTAAGGGAGCCTGAGGCAGTGTCAAAGGAGGGCACTGGGACATGAAGGTCACTGAGGAAAGTGGCTCCTCTGGGAGCCCCATAAGCATCCCCTGCCCATTAACTGCACTACTCTCTCCCTCAGCATCATCAACTGTGCTGTCACTCAGTGTCCCTTCCTCTGAGGTTAAGAGGTGTGCCTTACCCAAAAGCCATCAACACATACCCTACTAAATGATGAGTGCATGGGTGGATTTAAACTTGAGGCCGACTCAAAAGGAGAACAGATCACTGACCTACGTAGGTGGCTGTGCTGAGTCAAACTCCTTACCCAGGAGTGGCATCAGGTGCCAGAGGGTCTGCTGACCCTCAGCACATGACTCACCTGCAGGTAGAGGACATTGTCTTTGGAAATGGCCTCCATCAGGTCCTTGTGGAGGGTAGGCTCTGCTCGGACTCTAGGGGAGCCGGGCTCAGCCTCAGGGTCCTCCCTGGGCCTCTGGCGGTAGAAGAGCACATAGGCAGTGTCCTTAGGGAAGAAGGAGGTGACATTGCTGACAGACTCAAAGGATGAGAAAGACACCCGGGTATCATTAAACAGGTACCACTGGTTCTCAGGCTCAGGCCTCTCTGTGGATCCCAGGACAGGAGCTGGCCGAGCAGCACCCTCACGAGCATAGCAGTAATAGTGGCCACTCTCTGAGGACACTCCAGAGTGCACCACCACACTACAGAGGTCATAGGCCTGGCCCTGACCCCCAGCCAGTGGCAGGCGCAGCAAAAGGGGGATGGTGACATCGTCCAGGATCTTACGCCGCCGCATGGTACGCAGGTCAAAGGAGAAGCGCAGTAGTGTGAGGATGAGGTAGCGTGGACCCTGGCTCAGCTCCACCACCTTCTCCGCATCCTGCAGGGAGGCACAGGACTCACAGTAGTAGCGGTTCTCAGCTGtcagcctctcaggggacaggaAGTAGTTGACCAAGTCCAGTACAGAGCGGGAACCCTCAGGGCCACATGCCTGCTCCCTAGGTGGAGTGGCAGCCTCCCTGCGGGTCCCTGGTCCTAAGctgtccccttccttctccttgccgtcctcagcttccttttccttttccttttcctcttccttcttctctttctctttgtctttctcttccccctcttctttctcctcttcccttgttccttcctcttccctgtcctctgccacctccttctccttcccagcCTGCTCCCTCTCCACCTTCTCCTGCCCACTCTGTCCACCAGTGCCTATGGTGTCCACACCTTCACTGTCCAGCCCCGTGTGAGGAGCGTCCCCTGTGATGCAgcgcttcctctgcctctgcgcCCCGGGGGCTCTGGGAGCCAGTGTCAACTCCTGAGCTCGCACATCCTCCGCGGGGAGCATCACGGAGCCAAGGCGGCGGTGGCGACTTCTCTCAGGAGGAGGGAAGGCCAAAGAGAGGTCTGTGAAGGCTTCCTCCCTTGAGGAAACATTGAGGCAGTGGAGACAGCATATCCGGGTCACAATCTTGCCTCCGAACATCTTCTCCACCGACGTTGCATTGGCGCTGGGGAGCTCTTCCTGTGGGGATGGCAAGCTGGACTGCTTGAGCTTCTGGCAGATCCTCGTCccagttttctcttcttcatgaAGCCTAGAACAAATAGGGAGACCAGGTACATACACCTTCCAGCAGGCCCACACCCAGCACACTGCCCACCGTACTTAAATACAAAAGCCGGGAAAGAGAATTCCCATCCCTGTACAAAGCATACATCTATGTTCACACACGCACCTAACACATGTCTACCTAAAGACAGGCCCGTGGCTGTGGAATCAAGATAAGCATACTCAGGCAGCACAGtggatacacatgcacacactgacagCCCTGTCCCAGGCTTCACATGTAGTTTAGAGTCTTTGGAGACCAATGGCACACAACTTCCTTTTTGCCTTTCAGAAGAACAAGGAAGTGTCCTTATTCCCAGAAAGATCCAACCCAGCTAGCTCAGAGGGACAAGCTACCATCTCAGAGTGTTCTTAGAACCCACACATCATCCTAACCCACCAGCCCTTCTTACCGATCCAGCAGGTACTTCAGATACTCTGAACAGTCTTGCTGGGTGCCAGGGCTGAACCAGGGCGTCCAGGATGCAGAGAGGAAGTTCTCAGGAGAGATGGCAGGCCTCTAGGACAAGGCAGGCAAAGGGTAGTGTCAGGAGCATCGAGCTACACACACGCCGAGCAGCAGGCAACACACTGTGGGTCTAAGACTGTTCCAAACATGCCTGCCTATCCTATAACCTTGCCCCTTCCCTTAGTGCATGGGACTGAACTCTGAAGGGAGGCTGGGACAGCACAACACACAAAGAGGCTCTGGCTGTGAACTGGTGCTAGCAGGTCTGAGGCTCGGCAGCTCATTCCACAGAGCCAGATGTGGGCAGGTCCTAGAAACATGAAAAGAATCAGAGCAGGGCCTGGCACTGCCTGCTCTCCCTGCCTGCCCCCAGGGCACCCGGCACGCACCTGACTGTGCTCCAGGAAGGCAAAGAGCCACTGCAGCTTGGTCATCAAGGGCTGGGAGTTGTTCTCAGTCAAGCGGAGCACACAGTGTCGAAAGCTTCAAATGAAACGGGAGCCCAGGGTGAGCTGAGGCTCCAGGGAGCTGCTACTCCTCTACACCAGGCCACCCAGAGCCTCTGGCATCTGCTCCAGATGAGGCCAGAGACTGAGGAGGAGATGGCAGATAACTTAGCCTTGCATTGCTGGGGACCTGAGCTCTGTAATGGTCTTGGTATGACAACAAATGAGGATAACTAGGTGGCTCTTGCTATCTCTTCCAGCTCTGGACACCCCATGGCTCCAGCACTCAAACATGTCAATTTTCTAAGGTGAGGACACTGATATGCCAGAGTTTCTATCATCATCCAAGGCACTGGCACACACTGTGTGGTAACATCCAAGAATTCCCATCCACTCCCAACCTCAGTCCTCCAACCCATTCCCTACAGCCCCTGCTCAGGGCCCTGGCCAAGCCACCCTGAAACTTGCCTCAATCCAGGCAGGTTCCACATAAAAACGTCCCTGACATTAGAGGACCCTGCAGGGAGACTGGCCCTCAGGGATGAGGGTGACCCTGTGGGGTCAGGACGTCCTCCTGAGACCCGCTGTCCCTGAAGCACACTGCCTTCTCAGTCCTACAGTGCTCCATCCAGAGCCACCATGCAGAATGGCAGCACTTGGCCTCCACGGCAGGTCCCAAACAAATGTAGAAGATGCACACGGGACCTGTAGCATAGTATCACATGACCACACAAGCACAAGGCATTCTCTGGCAAatgctttggttgtttttttttttttttttttttttgattatggTCTGAGCAGTCCAGAAATCACCACAGTTTAGCCCTCAGCAGGCAGTGAGGACTGCAGCAATCTAACACACCAATGCCCATGTTTGTAGCTTAAAAGACAACTGAGAGCCAGAGGCACACCAGAACTAGTGCTTCCCTACAGAGCCAAAGATGGAGCCCTGAGCGATGTTGAAGGAAGCCATAGGCATACCAGGAACCACAGGTGGCAGGCACTCTGCTTGCTTAACTGAAGTGGAGGTATGGCTATACCACGATGCCAGCACTAGGTTCAAAGCTTGCCTAAGCTACAGTGTAAGAAGCTGACTCAAAAACTAGGGAAAGCAGGAACACAGGTAGAGAGacgagagagaggaggaggaagtacaGAACAGCACCTACTCAGAAGCCATGAATAAGGCCTGAAGGACACTGTTCACGTAGCATGTGTTGCCCAAGTTAATTAAGCCAATCTTGCCCGTGTCTGACTTGGCCATGAGCCGGGGATAGAAGCCAGCCAGTTCACTCTTCTGTGAGGTCCAGGCATCCTGCCCCAGCAGCTGCTTGATTCGGTCCTCATTGGGAATGTGGAGATCCTGAAGGGATAGCAGACAACAGTGTCAGCTCTAAAGCCgccacctcttccaggaagccctccTGGACTAGAACCCACTCCTCCACTCCCTCCCAAGCACTCAGAAGAGTCCAGAAGAGTGCAGAAAAGGCGTTTGCACAGCCGCTGCTTACAACTCACTCCAAGGTCTCATTCTCACATGTGGTCCTTCTATGCGATCTCTCAGGTGCCATGTCTGAAGTAGCACAATCCCCATCTCAGAGATGGAAAAACTAGGGTTCAGACAGAGCAAAGAACTGTGTAGTCACACAAACAGTAAGTGACAAACATGTCTGTCCTGGGCTAGCTAACAGCCAGATCTGATGGTGGTGagacttcagttcctgccctaactCTCACCTCACCATGTGTGAGTGCTTAGTAGGCCTGTCTGTCTCAGTCTGGCAAcctccctgggcctcagtttcttcagctgCCAAGAGAAGACAATCTTTCCTTCAGGTGGTCTGGCATCTCTGCTGTCGCTTCTGACTCCACTGTCCCTCCCAGCTTGAGACTGCAGAGCCAGCTTTCCAGTAAATCAGACATCCCCTGGGACCACTCCCACCACagtggcaggaggatctgagGGCACTGAGGTGTGGTCAGTCCTCTGTCACTGGCTCAGGGATCAGCATGCCTTCCCCCTGGCTTTTCTTTGTCACACTGAATAGTGGCACCAGTTTTAATGATATCAGAGACAAACACCTAAGGACACCGCTCTACTAAAGAGTGgatgtcgggctggtgagatggctcagcaggtaagagcacccgactgctcttccaaaggtccagagttcaaatcccagcaaccacatggtggctcacaaccatccgtaacgagatctgactccctcttctggagtgtctgaagacagctacagtgtacttacatataatcaataaataaatctttaaaaaaaaaaagagtggatgTCAAGATGTTACCGACAGTCCCTCTAACTCAAGTcatctgtcctagttagggtgccattgctgtgatgaaacatcttgaccaaaagcaacctggggaaggaaagggttaatttggcttacacttccacattggagtccatcattgaaggaagttgggacaggaactcaagcagggcaggagtcTGAAGGCAAAAGCTGGTGCAGACACCATGGAGATGCtgctgtttcctggcttgctcctccggCTTGTTCTGCCTGCTATCtatagaccccaggaccaccagcccaagggtgtCCCCACATACaatggctgggccctcctccatcaatcgctaagaaaatgctccacagcctTGCCTACAACCAGATcttctggagacattttctcaattcaagCTTCCTCTTGTCCGATGACTCTAGCATGAATCAAGTTAACACAAACCCATCCAGCACAACCGGACCCTTGTCAGCTTATACACAAACATGTCACACTAAGCCacagcctttcctttcttgtgcATTCCCAAGGCTACACATGAATATTAACATCAAAATAGATTATCAAACATAAAGATTCCACAgtcttacaaattcaaacactttaaaacttcagtttctttttaaaaatccaaaggcTCTCTCAGCTTTAGgttcctataaaatcaaaataacttaAATACTTTTCTTATCTCAAGAGGAAAGAACCAGGTCACAGTCAcaatcaaaccaaatcaaaaccaaactccaactgGGAAACGACTCAACATCCATTATCCGGGATCGCTCCTGATCTGGATCCTCTCCAAGGGGCTCAGATCAAAATCTCTGGTTCTGCCCTCTGAGCAGCAACtgtccatggtctctgcatcagcttttgcTGCTATAGCACACTCAGATTGTCGTCAGGCTCCAACTGGCCGCACTCCATTGACCTCTTCCTGATGGTCATCCCGAGATGGACCTCTCCACTCCACTGAGCTGCACTCTCACCCATTGtgtctcctgggctctcttcccGGTGCCCAGCCTCACCTCTGTGTGGCCCCTTCAGTCCTTCAACTGCTCCTGAGGCTGacccttcaccaatggcctctcctggcctcacagtgccaagcctcagctgctctccatgacccttcatgccttcaaaaccagtgaCTCTTACACTACACCAAGCTCAGCTGCCAGCACAGGGCACGACCGTGGCCACTTCTGGAACACAATTTCTGTATCGACCCTGAGGGAACAATTCCCAGGAGAGTTCACCTCAATAATTCTGGGCTCTTCGTAGTCACTGGTAATTTGAATTATAGAATAAGATTCAATAGACTCTTGATTCCAAACAGTTAATACTCAGTGGCCCTGACTTACCTTCCTTAAGCCCCCCTTCCTCACCCAGCCTTCCCCCTGGAACGCCACAAGCCAAGCCCCACTGTCTGCGTTTCTCTCGACGCTCTTTTCATCCATGTTTTCACAGAAGAACTCGCTGAGCCCTCAACTCTCAATGGCTTTTCTTGCCCAAAGTTCCAAAAGTTCCACAATCCTCCCAAAAAAACCAACATGGTTagatctgtcacagcaatacacCACAATCCTGGCACCAGtttctgtcctagttagggttatcattgctgtgatgaaacaccaaagcaagttggggaggaaagggcatATTTGGCTTCCACTTCATATATCATAGTCTATCACACATCACAGTCCatccctgaaggaagtcagggcaggaacctgatgcaggagctgatgcacaggccatggagggtgctgcttactggcctgctccccatgccttgctcaacctgctttcttagaaGCCAGGAGCACCAGCCCAAGAgcggcaccacccacaatggactgggctctTCCGATCAGTCACTAACTAAGACACTaccctacaggtttgcctacagccagATCCTCTGAAGACATTCTCTCAATTGAGGCTCTCTCCTGtctgatgactctggcttgtgtcaagctgacataaaactagccagcacagcatcCTTCCAGCTCCTGAGCACAAAATCCTAGACTAGTCAAAGGCATCACACCAGGTTAGTGCTTTGAGCCCCGACTCCCCACACACTCTCTGGCTACTGAAGAAGCCTTGACCACA
Encoded here:
- the Usp35 gene encoding ubiquitin carboxyl-terminal hydrolase 35 produces the protein MDKILEAVVTSSYPASVKQGLVRRVLEAARQPLEREQCLALLALGARLYVGGTEELPRRVGCQLLHVAGRHHPDVFAEFFSARRVLRLLQGGAGPPGVRALACVQLGLQLLPDGPAADEVFALLRREVLRTVCERPGPAACAQVARLLARHPRCVPDGAHRLLFCQQLVRCLGRFRCPAEGEEGAVEFLEQAQQVSGLLAQLWRAQPAAILPCLKELFAVISCTEEEPPSSALASVVQHLPLELMDGVVRNLSNDDSVTDSQMLTAISRMIDWVSWPLGKNIDKWIIALLKGLAAVKKFSILIEVSLAKIEKVFSKLLYPIVRGAALSVLKYMLLTFQHSHEAFHLLLPHIPPMVASLVKEDSNSGTSCLEQLAELVHCMVFRFPGFPDLYEPVMEAIKDLHIPNEDRIKQLLGQDAWTSQKSELAGFYPRLMAKSDTGKIGLINLGNTCYVNSVLQALFMASDFRHCVLRLTENNSQPLMTKLQWLFAFLEHSQRPAISPENFLSASWTPWFSPGTQQDCSEYLKYLLDRLHEEEKTGTRICQKLKQSSLPSPQEELPSANATSVEKMFGGKIVTRICCLHCLNVSSREEAFTDLSLAFPPPERSRHRRLGSVMLPAEDVRAQELTLAPRAPGAQRQRKRCITGDAPHTGLDSEGVDTIGTGGQSGQEKVEREQAGKEKEVAEDREEEGTREEEKEEGEEKDKEKEKKEEEKEKEKEAEDGKEKEGDSLGPGTRREAATPPREQACGPEGSRSVLDLVNYFLSPERLTAENRYYCESCASLQDAEKVVELSQGPRYLILTLLRFSFDLRTMRRRKILDDVTIPLLLRLPLAGGQGQAYDLCSVVVHSGVSSESGHYYCYAREGAARPAPVLGSTERPEPENQWYLFNDTRVSFSSFESVSNVTSFFPKDTAYVLFYRQRPREDPEAEPGSPRVRAEPTLHKDLMEAISKDNVLYLQEQEKEARSRAAYISTLPAPPHWGRGFDEDKDEDEGSPGGCNPAGGNGDFHRLVF